In Juglans microcarpa x Juglans regia isolate MS1-56 chromosome 1S, Jm3101_v1.0, whole genome shotgun sequence, the genomic stretch CTCATGTAAAGTCCACACCATTGATAATCTTGGACAGACTATAaggtttatatcattttttttaaaaaaaaaaaaaattagtcaatTCAATTCAGTGAGACAATTAAAAAGGTGGTGCTACGTGCATTAATGGTGCACTTAATCGATCTCCCCAACATTTTCCCAATTAAAAATGGATTCTATTAAAATTTAACGTCCCACTTGTTTAAAGTGAGCTAGCTATAAAGTCGATGAGCGGCCCCTCGTGTGGTGCacacaatatataatttataggaTACTTCATCTTCCAATATGAAATAGGTAGGCCGCAGGTATGATAAGTAAAGGTTTGAGTGGGGGTGAGTATCGCATCTCTTTTCGTGGAGACATGAGGTACTGCGTGCGTGCAATAAGGATGGGAATAAAGTGATCAGGTTTAAGATGCTGAGTTTGATGATGGGTTTTGCACTTTGGCTTTAAAAGAAGCTAGAAGCCTACATAGATCCGATCCCTTGCGCTTCAAGCAATGCCAAAGAGCGGCAAAAGATTAGGCCTCGTCTATTTTTACAATTCATcacatctaatcattataacttttttaaatttccacacaagaTTTGGAGTACGTACCCCCGCAGCTACCTAGGTTTGCAGATTTCGTTAGAATTTCCATCTCTTTCAATGTCTATTTATGGTGCTCTGTTTGAAAGTTAAACCAAAATCATAGCTCGATTCAGAGGCTCCCTACCCTCCCTAGTTAGTAAAGTAATTTGAGAATGGCTATCAAAGctacatatatattgtaaattatagctcaaagtttcaatttgagtaatactaaatacagTTATAGATTTTGTAATAGCTGCGCattcttttgagaaaaaaaaaataagttccactgttaaaaaataaaatctttttatgtatattctatagttactttttttttttagtgtacaATGCTTGTTCCCTCTATTACCAAAGATATCATTCCTCTTTCTTATATATCATGAGTTTTTGGAAGTTATGTGGGTTGAGATGGATCAAATCATAATATAGTGTAGGGTACAATGGAAAAGCCCCATGGCCTTGCTTTCATCACATCATGAAACAGTTGCTCTAAGGTCCCCTCCTCTCAAGTGCACCACCTACAGGTATCAAGCACTGTTCAGGTGGTTTGCAATGTCACTTTTCTACCTTCTTTTTTTGTGTTGCTTGTACGTTTCCTTGTATTTTTCGCTTATCATTCTTTTTCTGCGGAAAGATCCCTTCCAATGGATGCCATATTTCTTTGATGAATAGGTGAGTCATTATCAATTATAGACACAGCATCTAATCTAAAGCAAATTGCATGCAAATTAAAGGGACAAAAGCTCATCCCAATAGAATATGGATGCATGATCATTAGTACCATAtcatttaggcttcgtttgttttcacagttcttttcaactcatctcatctcatctaatcattacaacttatccaaattttcacataaaatataataaacaattcaatttttttaaacctaaaaataaaaaaaatatattccaacagtattttatttaacttttaacttttaactttcatcccaacttatctcatttcgtCTCAAAATATAAACGAGGTCTTAATTTTTTCCGCATTTCTGCCCTCCAATACTGACATAAAGCGTCCACCAATTTCAATGCTAATTGGGTTTGGATAAAGACGGACACCCTCGCCTCATTCTTGGGTGGGTGGGTCTATACTTTGGGATATATGGATCATCCATCTTTGAATTTTGGTTGGCAGCCTGAATGTGATGGACTTACTTTCATGGCCCATACTCTGAACCGGTTTGGGCCTTTGGGTttgaattttatagttttttctgctagatttttatttaagagaaaatttgCACGCcataattctaaattaaatcttttttttttacctaaatCAACCTTGAGAAACCAACAACTTGGAACCTTCTAgcaatattaaattaattaagaatttctGCAATCGTTATGATGCAAGtcactcttcttctttttttcttggtgtTTATCATTTTCTGAATTTTAGCTACGCATTGTTGGGACTCATTGTAGATATATATACAACCAATTTTCCCGACAGATGAATGAATTTAAGCGTTTCCCAAATTTTCTTGCCAAACACAAGTTAAAGACATgaagtaaaaaagaagaaggtaagacaagaaaacttgaaaacaaaaaaaggctAAAGAAAAAGTCATGACGACTGGGACCAACCACACTACCACTCCACCATAAATGATAACATCCCCAATGCCCAATTTCACCTTAATTATAAGGAAATAGTCTTAGCTCTCTCCGTGCGGTACGTCCTCCGACCTCCGCACATGCCCACCCCCGGGGCTGTGCTCGAGGTCTCCGCCCCCATGTCTCTGCCCCCCGCGCCACCGCCACCACTTGAACAATCGCAAACACCGCAGCCTCGGACGATGATATCTCCTCTGTACAAGCAGCATTCGTGGTCCCCGGACGCCTTCCGCGAACAGGCATGGCTTCGGCGCAAAGGAAGCAGCAAGAATCGCCGGAGCAAGAGCGTGACCGATGAGGATCTCGACGAACTCAAGGCCTGCATCGAGTTGGGTTTCGGCTTCGACGACTCGTCTTCGCCCGAGATGGATCAACGCTTGTCCGACACTTTGCCTGCTCTTGGCCTTTACCACGCCGTCAACAAGCACTACAACGACACCGTCTCTAAGTCAACCACCACAGTGCCGTCTTCTTCCACGGCGTCCGAGAGCGAATCTACTCCGTCTCCCCTCGGTAGCACTAGTCCCCACACCCTCTTTGGCGCCGCtggtaagtatatatatatgtatagtttTCTCCATATTTTCAGCTTCTATTTCTGGCACTAACAACGTTAGCTAGGATTGGCTTCATCGATTCAAagtcatctttaaaatttaactaaaatatataacttccataaattcaaaatcttcGAACCATAATTTCAATTTCACcttaaattagttaaaataataatataatattattttttaataaaattttttatttatcttttcatattttgtaattatattttgtaactattaataatttaatttttatttaaattattattttctaactattatttttcctcaacTTATTTCTCGACTATTAATTGGGTCtgatttttagaataaaatatcaaaatattgagtctaattttttaaaataaaatattacttttaaatatgaatagtatatctttaaatataaaaaaacactcCCAAATTCATAGTTTAAGTTTCTATTGTTTGATTACTGTAATACAAATCATTCAaaccatattttttcaaattttaaagatacattttttttcttattgggCATCTTCTCATTAACGTTGTTTATTAGGTTGATGAGAAGATATATGCCGGCCAGTGCTCTAAATGCCTAtcagcataatattttaaacctGAAAGTTAGGTTTTTCGTGTATCTTCTCATCAAAGTTGTTTATTCGTTATTACACGTACGTGAAAGTCCAACATCATTCTGGCCGGTCTGACCCGTGTGCACGAGCGCTAAGAcatttagctatatatatatatatagtgctgtAGATATTGGATATCCtcataaacatatatttttacgAAGCTGAATcttctgtattttttcttttttcgtttccTTGGGAAAATCGATCGGAAACTGGTGAAGGTGATGATCCGCAGAATGTGAAGACAAGGTTGAAGCAGTGGGCTCAGGTGGTTGGTTGTTCGGTGCGGCAATGTTCAAGCTAATTATTCAGatatggttttgttttgtttatcaGGATTCAGGGTTAAGAGAAACCAAACCAGAGTTGGCAAAGTAACCAAACATCAACGTCAGCTTGTTTGATATGATTTCCCCCACCGGCTCTTGATTGgctttgattattttttaatttggtgaaatgaAATTAAGTAAAAACAAAGCCCATTAATTAAACAAAAGCAAACCAACTTGTACTGGgattgactttttatttttccctttttaataTGTTACGTACTTCGATTTGGTTATATTGGGTGGTGTTGTTAGCGGCCTGTCTTCTCACTTGGGTTAGGTCGATTGTTAGATTGAAAACAAAGTcttaagatatataaaatataaattatttgtacGATTTTGAATAGATAAGTTTTgcctaaatttttataaaaaattagattttatagtAAAAAGGATAaaacatcctttttttttttttttttagtagaatttacttttttataaaaaaaattacgcaGAATTATTTACTCGAGacttgtatctaatattattatgctATAGCTTGTTTTCTTTGATGGCCTCGattatttgttttcttgcaTGGAAAGGAAAAGTTCACTCACAAGAGTgaggttaggtttggattgagaaatactttcagtctatttcatctcatttcatcattacaactctcataaatcttcacataaaatataatagataatttaatttttttcaaattataaaataatatataatatttaaaaataatattttaataatattttattaaacttttaacttttatttcaatttatctcaactcactatctaaacctaaCCTGAAAGTTTACAaagttttctttcaaacttttattctAACTTTAAGTGAGAGAGAAATGGGTATCATGTTAAGTGGGTTTGCTATGTGTTATTATTTTCAGTATTAattcttaataaatattatagaatttaCTTTATATGAATAAGGAAAATGTTTGGTGTACCAGGCTTtacacaaataataaaaaacacacAGTGGTGCGATTTTCCATCAACGTAAAACCTCATGTTCAATGAATAATTGGAAGTTGGAAATTAcgaattagaatatatatatatatatatatatatttatatatatatatatatgctaatgaatttgaagtttataaaCAATTACTTCATGGACGGCTAATGTATATTTTCATCCTTTTGTCCTTTATGGTGGAAGTcaagcaaaatatttttaatatctctTCATCTCTTGTACTAAAAGTTTGTATTAAGatttaaatataacaataattcATAGTTAAAACTAAGAGATAaacttagaaattaattttatggtttaaggGATTGAAAAATTGTATGGTATGGGATTGAGTTACAAAACCAATGCTCTTGATATTACCATTGGTGCCTACTTTAATGCACAAGTTTACactaaaacatataatatataagaaaaatgatttatttacaatattttgtataataatatattaaataatatttttataaaatatctgataaaaataatataattttataaaaatattctttatttaagacattattatataatatattatgaatatatcaTTACAAAGTATATAATCTATATGGACCATAAAAATTGGGTGTTTTATGATTGCTCAGAACACTACAAACAAGTGTCATGAAACCCAACCTTTATGCTGAGTAATTAAGGGACAGGTGGCTACTGTTACTGCAGTACTGGAGCTTGATCATGACAAGAcctgctacttttttttttaatgggtcgGAAAGATAGATCCACTCATTAAATATATCAACTTGCTGTTCATAATATAATGAATGAGTGTAATCATAATAGCCCAAAACCAAAGAGTTGCTGCCAAGTGTCTGCCTAATACGTTGGGTCGGACTCAGACAgacttttactttttcttggtCGGTGACaggatattattatttattatttattattattattattatttatttcaatttttaaaatataaacttacaaacttctcttgattttaaaatacattttatgtTAAAACAGATCTAACATGTCCCTTTAAAtcacataattatataagtttgtTTTGGTAGGATCAACATAGATATAacccttcttctttctttcacttagaaaaatgttattttgtttgttCAACTTAGTTTctcattttgacattttatatattttaatttttttttacttaatatatttttttgcacGCCTTTacttaatagtcactttttttatttaatagttaaggaagtgacttttagtttattgattttttttatattttttaaaaatattttaaaatgataaaaaaatgtgaaaaaaattgaagaaaaaaaaaagattttaaccTAGCGGTAAGTTGCAACAGACTACTTTGAACGGTAAAGTAGTACATCCTTTCTATTAAgcatattttgtttctattcaaattttaaaattaagagtGAGAAAGAATATGCACATGAAAtaagttttacaaaatttataattatccaAATGAATTTTTAAGATAGTATTAAATGTCCAAATAGAAcctattttatatttgttccTACTGTAAATCTTAGAAGGGTAGTGCTAGAGTATCGCCCAATAGTGAGTGCTAGGTGTATCTCTAGactaaatctcacttttttattttattatttttcatattttttaaatatttttatgaattttttaaaaaattattaatacattaatagttactttcttaataattaaataaaaaaaaagaaaaaaaaatatattagctgtcaaaataaaaagacaaaataagGGATATAGTATCATTTTACAAGAAAGATTTGCATCTGGTCTTAGTCCATTAAAAGCCACAGCCCGTAATCATATAGCCCGATAAATAAACGAACCGTGTGGTCCAATTTTTTTGCTCCAATTAAAGATCAGGCAAACGATATTTTactcccttttttttctcttttgcagaGGCCTACTACTACTACAACTGAAATGTAAAAAATCTATGAGAAAATAtctgtttgtttttaaaaaactttactGGCAAgattacagaaaaaaaaatagctatttATGATAATTTAGTACAGAATTCTCTAATTTCGTAATTCTAAAAGAATTGATAATTTAGGATGCATCGGAGGTAACTTTTTATTGTGAGGAtatactttgaaaaaaataataataaaaagtacgGACAGTTAGAGTgcaaaatatatcatttaatttcaaatatatctGATTATCGCTATAGTaatatgagttattttattattaaatcgGTACGAATGATACACCatccatattatttaaatgataaaatttaatttataagattcaaattttaaaatttattttttaaatcaaattatgttacgtaaatattttattagatatgcTCTAGACACCGATttgcaaataatatttttctatatatatatatataatatatccaaTAACTATATAAGAGTATATAggttgaaagaaaaatgctagatacagtcataaAGTGTGCAACCATTGCGCACTCTCATTGGAAAAAGTggataaatatgagacccatataaaaaaaaatattttaataaacttcactctttttcaaatataGTGTGTAGTGCTTGCATACTCTAtgattgtatctagtattacttttGTTCCATTATACTCATTAAAGTCCCCAATTACTCAATCCTAGTTAATGGTGTACCTGGTGAGAAGATTTTTCTAGAGAGAGGGTTAAAACAAGGTGATCGTTTTTCTccatattgatttttattatgTACTGAAGGTTTGAGCACTTTGATTGATAATTTAGAATCTAAAGGATATATTAGAGGAGTTTCTGTGATAAGGGGGCATAAGAATAAATCATCTATTATTTGCAAACGATTGcatcattttctatatataggGCTCTTTTACAGGAGTGGAATAGGATTGAAGAAGTTTTGGATTTATATGAGAGAGCATTTGGGCAGTGTcttaataaacaaattaaagacaTCAATATTCTTTAGTACCAATGCTAGTAATTTTGAGCAGCACAAAATTTTGGAGGCAGTGGGTGTTAGAGCAAGTGGAAATTGTGAGAAACTCGGGTTGCCTTCAATGGTAGGGATAGCTAAGTACGTGTCTTTCAGTTGCATTAAACATAGAGTATCACAAAGATTGAGCAATTGGAAGAAAATATGTTTGTCAAGAGTGTGGGAAGGAAATACTATTGAAAGCAGCTAGCCAAGCTATACCCACTTATCATATGAGTGTCTTTAAGATACCGAGAAGACTGTAAAGAAATATCTTTCCATGATTGCAAGCTTTTGATGGGGACATAAGGACAATGACAAAATGGTTCGTTGGGATAAATTGGCGGGGGCAGCAAAATCTGTGGGAGGTTTGGGTTTTAGAAATTTGGAAAGTTTTAACAAAGTCATGTTGGCCAAACAACGTAggagattttttattaatccACACTCATTGGCTACAAagatttttaaggaaaaatatttcagagAGGATAATCAATTTGTATCCAATCTCCAGTTAAATCTCTTCAAAATACTTCTCTGGTCAGTGATTTAATTGATTTAGAAAAGAGTTCTTGGAAGattgatcttataaaaaatgagtttgaagaAGCTAAAGCTAAAGTAATTTGTAATATTCTCATTAGTTGAATTGGTTTGCAAGATAAGGTTACTCTTAGAAGTGCTTATCATCTAGACATGAGTATTAGGAAGAATTTGAGTGGTCAATCATCTCGAGCTACAAATGAAGTGAGATATGGACAAACAAAGATATGGAGGATGCAATTCCCTGGGGTGGTGAAAACATTTACATAGAAAGAAGTAAATGATATTCTACTTACTAAGTCCAATTTGTCAAAGAAGTGAGGAATCAACATGTCATGTTTTGTGGAGCTGTGGAGATGCATCAAATGTTTGCGCAAGAGGTCTAAGTCTCGTAAAAAAGTGGTCAAATCATGAACATAACTTTCATCAGATATGGGGAAGTATGGTTACAAAGCTACCACAAAGTGATTTAGAATTGGTGGCATTGATTGAGAAAAATATGGTTGAGAAGAAAcagttatattttttagaataaaaatttacaagtaCTACTAATACAGTTATGCAACAAGTAGTGAAGAATCTAGAATTCTATCAGCAAGTTCAGAAAGATTTGTTACTTTACAGTATGGGGCTGAAAGTATGAGAGCAGAAGTTCGATAGATAACTCCATGATGGAATGTGGTGAAGTTAAATTGGGATGCTAGCTTTGACTCCAAGAACAA encodes the following:
- the LOC121247874 gene encoding uncharacterized protein LOC121247874 isoform X1; amino-acid sequence: MPTPGAVLEVSAPMSLPPAPPPPLEQSQTPQPRTMISPLYKQHSWSPDAFREQAWLRRKGSSKNRRSKSVTDEDLDELKACIELGFGFDDSSSPEMDQRLSDTLPALGLYHAVNKHYNDTVSKSTTTVPSSSTASESESTPSPLGSTSPHTLFGAAGDDPQNVKTRLKQWAQVVGCSVRQCSS
- the LOC121247874 gene encoding uncharacterized protein LOC121247874 isoform X2, translated to MPTPGAVLEVSAPMSLPPAPPPPLEQSQTPQPRTMISPLYKQHSWSPDAFREQAWLRRKGSSKNRRSKSVTDEDLDELKACIELGFGFDDSSSPEMDQRLSDTLPALGLYHAVNKHYNDTVSKSTTTVPSSSTASESESTPSPLGSTSPHTLFGAAG